The following are encoded together in the Vibrio splendidus genome:
- a CDS encoding ArnT family glycosyltransferase, producing MSLNRTHLWYLLAFALALRLLSLATYPLMDTTEARYGEMARLMVETGNWLTPQFDYGIPFWGKPPLFTWMSAAGIELFGLNEFAVRAPHWLAGVATILLTAYMAKRTGQSALVAAVVLATCGIFSIAAGAVMTDIALTLSMTIAMLGFYLCWLGGEGWKGEGSVKTNRSWGYVGFIGLALGLLAKGPVAIVIMGIAVFPWLVLQHGFFGAFKVLWQRFPLLSGLGVMLAIALPWYIMAEMATPGFIDYFIVGEHFKRFVVSGWEGDLYGSAHDQARGMIWLFWLQAAAPWSIVLPILAFARRKKIAEINIENRGLFSFLVCWLISPLILFTMAGNILPAYVLPGIPALGLLIAILVVEKDKKWFSSVALVLPVLLMIAMVYLNLGKANEKSDRIIFEQITDSAPSFYVGKRPFSGQFYSHGQAKRLLDIEQIDGIDKFYLIGKRSEVETKIKENALTCILEPTVKIKRALFSCHSSSIKPNLSLSHIQSGSDVQR from the coding sequence ATGAGCCTGAACAGAACGCACCTATGGTATTTGTTGGCTTTTGCACTGGCTTTAAGACTCCTATCTTTGGCGACTTATCCGTTAATGGATACTACGGAGGCGCGCTATGGAGAAATGGCTCGCTTGATGGTGGAAACCGGCAATTGGTTAACACCTCAGTTTGATTACGGCATTCCTTTTTGGGGCAAGCCACCGTTGTTCACATGGATGAGTGCTGCTGGTATTGAGCTGTTTGGTTTGAATGAGTTTGCTGTTCGTGCACCTCACTGGTTAGCGGGAGTAGCGACAATTTTGTTAACCGCTTACATGGCGAAGCGAACTGGGCAAAGTGCGTTGGTTGCCGCGGTAGTGTTGGCGACATGCGGTATTTTCTCTATTGCCGCGGGCGCTGTGATGACAGACATAGCATTAACCTTATCGATGACCATTGCCATGTTAGGCTTCTACTTGTGTTGGCTAGGAGGAGAAGGTTGGAAAGGTGAAGGCAGTGTGAAGACTAATCGATCTTGGGGTTATGTTGGTTTCATTGGCTTAGCACTAGGCTTGCTTGCAAAAGGGCCAGTAGCGATTGTGATCATGGGTATCGCAGTTTTTCCTTGGTTAGTATTACAACATGGCTTCTTTGGCGCTTTCAAAGTGCTTTGGCAACGCTTTCCATTGTTGTCTGGCTTGGGTGTGATGCTAGCGATTGCTTTGCCTTGGTACATCATGGCTGAAATGGCAACACCGGGCTTTATTGATTATTTTATTGTTGGCGAGCACTTTAAGCGTTTTGTTGTGAGTGGCTGGGAGGGCGATTTATACGGTTCTGCCCATGACCAAGCAAGAGGCATGATCTGGCTGTTTTGGCTTCAAGCGGCTGCGCCGTGGTCGATTGTATTACCTATATTGGCATTTGCTCGACGTAAGAAAATTGCAGAAATTAATATTGAAAATCGCGGCTTGTTTTCATTTCTTGTCTGTTGGTTGATTTCACCTCTGATTCTTTTCACTATGGCGGGCAATATTCTCCCAGCTTACGTCCTACCAGGTATTCCAGCCCTTGGCTTGTTGATTGCTATACTCGTAGTGGAAAAAGATAAGAAGTGGTTCTCGAGCGTGGCTTTGGTTCTACCTGTGTTGCTAATGATCGCGATGGTCTACCTGAATCTCGGAAAGGCGAACGAGAAAAGTGACCGTATTATTTTCGAACAGATTACGGATTCTGCGCCAAGCTTTTACGTGGGTAAACGACCATTCTCTGGGCAATTTTACAGTCATGGTCAAGCGAAAAGACTTCTCGATATCGAGCAGATAGATGGCATTGATAAGTTCTATCTGATTGGTAAAAGATCTGAAGTGGAAACCAAGATTAAAGAGAACGCATTAACGTGTATTCTAGAGCCAACGGTGAAAATAAAGCGTGCTTTATTCAGCTGTCATAGCTCAAGCATCAAGCCAAATCTATCGTTGAGTCATA